The following proteins are encoded in a genomic region of Ornithinibacillus sp. 4-3:
- a CDS encoding ABC transporter permease, translated as MLKNTTQNKFEAGKSQPQNSNHHKIWTKPFIIAVIVVIILGVISLFTGVYDIRGKEDGMDMFFITRIPRTAALMLTGAAMAMAGLVMQLITQNRLVEPTTTGTIEWAGLGLVFVYLLFPAPTLIERMTGAIIFSFIGTMIFFLFLRRVKLRSSLIVPIIGIMLGAVISAVSTFVGLAFQMSQNVETWFVGSFASIQVGRYEYLWLIVIISILIFIYADRLTLAGLGEDVTTSLGVSYNQIVLIGTGLIAVAVGIVAAVIGNLPFLGLIVPNIVSLFRGDDLRSNLPWVCVAGMGALTISDIISRTIIMPFEVPVSLILGTVGAVVFIVILLRRRRLG; from the coding sequence GTGCTTAAAAATACAACACAAAACAAATTTGAGGCTGGGAAATCTCAGCCTCAAAATTCTAATCATCATAAAATATGGACAAAGCCTTTTATAATAGCAGTCATAGTTGTTATTATTCTAGGTGTTATTTCTCTGTTTACTGGAGTTTATGATATACGAGGGAAAGAAGATGGAATGGATATGTTTTTCATCACTCGTATTCCAAGGACAGCTGCCTTAATGCTTACTGGAGCTGCTATGGCAATGGCTGGGCTCGTTATGCAGCTTATTACACAGAACCGCTTAGTTGAACCTACTACAACAGGAACGATTGAATGGGCAGGTCTTGGACTAGTTTTTGTCTATTTATTATTTCCTGCACCAACTTTAATTGAAAGAATGACAGGTGCGATCATTTTTTCCTTTATAGGAACAATGATTTTCTTCTTGTTTTTAAGAAGAGTTAAGCTACGTTCATCCTTAATTGTCCCGATTATTGGAATAATGCTTGGGGCGGTTATTTCTGCAGTTTCCACTTTTGTTGGACTTGCTTTTCAAATGTCACAAAATGTTGAAACTTGGTTTGTAGGCTCTTTTGCATCCATCCAAGTTGGAAGATATGAATATCTATGGCTAATTGTTATCATTAGTATCCTTATTTTTATCTATGCTGATAGATTGACTTTAGCTGGATTAGGAGAAGATGTAACGACAAGTCTTGGTGTAAGTTATAATCAGATCGTCCTTATTGGTACCGGTCTTATTGCTGTTGCAGTAGGAATTGTCGCGGCTGTTATTGGGAATTTACCATTTTTAGGTTTAATTGTCCCAAATATTGTTTCATTGTTTAGAGGTGATGATCTTAGGAGTAATTTGCCTTGGGTCTGTGTGGCCGGAATGGGTGCCTTAACTATTTCTGATATCATATCTCGGACAATTATCATGCCGTTTGAAGTACCTGTCTCTTTAATACTAGGAACAGTAGGAGCAGTTGTATTTATTGTTATTCTATTGAGAAGAAGGAGGCTAGGATAA
- a CDS encoding ABC transporter ATP-binding protein, protein MIDIKRLTKKYGSKTIVEDVSVQIQPNKITSFIGPNGAGKSTLLSMVSRLLDADTGDVLLEKNNIKQMKSNEFAKRIAILRQANFLNVKLTIRQLVSFGRYPYSKGRLNAEDNRIIDQAMEYLNLTDIQHKYLDELSGGQKQRAFISMVIAQDTEYILLDEPLNNLDMKHSVQIMKILRKLVDELGKTVVIVLHDINFASVYSDHIVALRDGRLVKDGPTHEIINSEALNEVYDMHIPVHMQNGCRFCVYFDSH, encoded by the coding sequence ATGATCGACATTAAAAGGTTGACAAAGAAGTATGGAAGTAAAACTATTGTAGAAGACGTATCAGTTCAAATTCAGCCTAATAAAATTACGTCATTTATTGGACCAAACGGTGCTGGGAAATCAACGCTACTTTCCATGGTAAGCCGATTACTTGATGCAGACACTGGAGATGTATTATTAGAGAAAAACAATATAAAACAGATGAAATCAAATGAATTCGCAAAGCGTATTGCTATTTTAAGACAAGCGAATTTTTTAAATGTAAAATTAACGATTCGACAATTAGTATCATTTGGGCGTTATCCTTATTCGAAAGGTCGTCTAAATGCCGAGGATAATCGAATCATCGACCAGGCAATGGAATATCTGAACTTAACAGATATTCAGCATAAATACTTAGATGAACTATCTGGTGGACAAAAGCAACGTGCATTTATTTCTATGGTTATTGCCCAAGATACAGAATATATTTTACTGGATGAGCCATTGAATAATTTGGATATGAAGCATTCTGTACAAATTATGAAAATATTACGTAAGCTTGTTGATGAACTAGGTAAAACAGTTGTGATTGTATTGCACGATATTAACTTTGCTTCTGTTTATTCAGATCACATTGTAGCTTTAAGAGATGGACGTCTAGTAAAGGATGGCCCAACACATGAAATTATTAATTCAGAGGCATTAAACGAAGTCTACGATATGCATATTCCAGTTCATATGCAAAACGGTTGCCGTTTTTGTGTATACTTTGATTCGCATTAA
- a CDS encoding thioredoxin family protein, giving the protein MTHLHSIEAVTDFIHTHSLAFLYISQPNCSVCHGLLPQVQQLLEDYPAIQLAHIDATEVPEVASRFSIFTVPVLLLFFEEKEYIREARIVHLDLLDQKIDKLYQNIIQ; this is encoded by the coding sequence ATGACTCATTTACATTCTATTGAAGCTGTTACTGATTTTATTCATACACATTCGCTTGCTTTTCTTTATATTTCACAGCCAAATTGCAGTGTTTGTCACGGCCTCCTCCCACAGGTCCAGCAATTGCTAGAGGATTACCCCGCTATTCAACTGGCTCATATCGATGCTACAGAAGTTCCTGAAGTTGCAAGTAGATTCTCTATTTTTACTGTTCCTGTGCTCCTACTATTTTTTGAAGAAAAAGAATATATTCGTGAAGCAAGAATAGTACATTTGGATCTATTAGATCAAAAAATAGACAAGCTATATCAGAACATTATACAGTAA
- a CDS encoding siderophore ABC transporter substrate-binding protein, which translates to MRKSNLFKSTFLIAIFAIFALMLAACSDSSDDKKDGDDQVDNSTETDNSDETDGDSDEATTVEITDAHGTVTVPVNPQNVVVLDNRSFETLADWGIELAAAPKDVMPADIPYVADESVENIGNHREPNLEIIAAVDPELVIVGQRFAGFYEDIKALVPNAAVIDLNIDVSEEAATPGENLVNGFKDITTSLGQIFDKNDEADQLIAEFDQAIEDAKSAYNGTDTVMSVIVSGGDINFSAPHTGRVWGPLYEIFEWTPSLEIDKASADHQGDDISVEAIAETNPDWLFVMDRDAAVSSSGEEATPAQDVIDNAPALQNTTAVTEGNIVYAPADTYTNESIQTFIELFNDLADALAE; encoded by the coding sequence ATGAGAAAGTCTAATTTGTTTAAATCAACATTTCTTATAGCAATCTTTGCTATTTTTGCTTTGATGTTAGCAGCTTGTTCAGATTCAAGTGATGATAAAAAGGATGGAGATGATCAAGTAGATAATTCTACTGAAACAGATAATTCTGACGAAACGGATGGAGACTCAGATGAAGCTACAACGGTTGAAATTACTGATGCTCATGGAACTGTTACAGTCCCTGTAAATCCGCAGAATGTCGTTGTTCTGGATAATAGATCATTTGAAACTTTAGCTGATTGGGGTATTGAATTAGCGGCGGCTCCAAAAGATGTAATGCCTGCAGATATCCCATACGTAGCTGATGAATCAGTTGAAAATATTGGAAATCACCGTGAACCAAACCTTGAAATTATTGCAGCTGTAGATCCTGAGCTTGTAATTGTTGGTCAAAGATTTGCTGGCTTTTATGAAGATATTAAAGCATTAGTGCCAAATGCAGCTGTTATTGATTTGAATATTGATGTTTCTGAAGAAGCTGCTACACCAGGAGAAAACCTAGTAAATGGATTTAAAGATATCACAACTTCTCTTGGACAAATTTTTGATAAAAATGACGAAGCTGATCAACTAATTGCTGAGTTCGATCAAGCGATTGAAGATGCTAAGTCTGCATATAACGGGACAGATACTGTTATGAGTGTTATAGTATCTGGTGGAGACATTAATTTCTCAGCTCCTCATACTGGTCGTGTTTGGGGACCATTATATGAAATTTTTGAATGGACTCCTTCATTAGAAATTGACAAAGCTTCTGCAGACCACCAGGGTGATGACATTTCTGTTGAAGCGATCGCAGAAACTAATCCTGATTGGCTTTTCGTAATGGATCGTGATGCTGCCGTATCTTCTTCTGGAGAGGAAGCAACACCTGCTCAAGATGTAATCGATAATGCACCTGCACTTCAAAACACAACTGCTGTTACTGAAGGAAATATCGTTTATGCACCAGCAGACACTTATACAAATGAATCGATACAAACTTTTATAGAGTTATTTAATGATCTTGCAGATGCTCTAGCTGAGTAG
- a CDS encoding ABC transporter ATP-binding protein — MIEVKNITKKFGRKQVLNGVSFTANKGEIACLIGVNGVGKTTILNAIMALTPINSGDILIDGKKLTKETFEKITFIPDAITMLPQMRISDTMEFMQDYYKCWNQKQADELLAFFRLDKKTRISELSKGNAAKVNLLLGLALDVDYLLMDEPFSGIDIFSREQIAEVFTSHLIENRGVIITTHEIQDIEHLIDKAILLDNGIIAKEFNVEEVRENEGKSVIDVMREVFRQ, encoded by the coding sequence ATGATTGAGGTAAAAAACATCACCAAAAAATTTGGTAGGAAACAAGTATTAAACGGTGTTTCCTTTACGGCAAATAAAGGAGAAATCGCTTGTTTGATTGGTGTCAATGGTGTTGGTAAAACAACTATTTTAAATGCGATTATGGCGTTAACACCAATTAATAGTGGTGATATTTTAATAGATGGTAAAAAGCTGACGAAGGAAACCTTTGAGAAAATTACCTTCATCCCAGACGCGATTACGATGCTTCCTCAGATGCGTATATCAGACACAATGGAGTTTATGCAGGATTACTATAAATGCTGGAATCAAAAACAAGCAGATGAATTATTAGCCTTCTTTCGTTTAGATAAAAAAACACGTATTTCTGAGCTGTCAAAAGGGAATGCCGCAAAAGTTAATTTATTACTTGGGCTTGCATTAGATGTTGATTATTTATTGATGGATGAACCATTTTCAGGAATTGATATCTTTAGTCGCGAACAAATTGCAGAAGTCTTTACTAGTCATTTAATAGAAAATCGTGGTGTGATCATTACAACACATGAAATTCAAGATATTGAGCATCTCATTGATAAAGCAATCTTACTTGATAATGGAATAATAGCGAAAGAATTTAATGTAGAAGAAGTAAGAGAAAATGAAGGAAAATCTGTTATAGATGTAATGAGGGAGGTATTTCGTCAATGA
- a CDS encoding ABC transporter ATP-binding protein codes for MLKVNKVSKIYEGKIAYRALSDIDLEIEEGEFVGIMGPSGSGKTTLLNIIATIDEPTTGEVLLHGQNPHQLKKEKLAQFRRRELGFVFQDFNLLHTLTVEENMVLPLTLDGVKVKEMKEKAQKIAKQLGITEILGKRTYEISGGQAQRAAVGRAMIHTPKLLLADEPTGNLDSKASKDVMEMLASINETEQTTMLLVTHDPQAASYCNRVIFIRDGKFYSEIHRGDNRQAFFQKIIDTLSLMGGDSNDFSSIRV; via the coding sequence ATGTTGAAAGTAAACAAAGTAAGTAAGATATATGAAGGGAAAATTGCCTATCGTGCATTATCAGATATTGATTTAGAGATAGAAGAGGGAGAATTTGTTGGAATTATGGGGCCCTCTGGTAGTGGGAAAACAACATTATTAAATATTATTGCTACGATAGATGAGCCAACAACAGGAGAGGTTCTGCTTCATGGTCAGAATCCACATCAATTAAAGAAGGAAAAGCTTGCACAATTTCGCAGAAGAGAATTAGGGTTTGTCTTCCAAGATTTTAATCTTCTCCACACATTAACAGTAGAGGAAAATATGGTTTTGCCATTGACGCTTGACGGTGTGAAGGTGAAAGAGATGAAAGAGAAGGCACAAAAAATTGCTAAACAGCTTGGTATCACAGAAATTCTAGGTAAGCGAACATATGAAATTTCAGGTGGTCAAGCCCAAAGAGCAGCTGTTGGCAGAGCAATGATTCATACACCTAAACTTCTACTTGCAGATGAACCAACAGGAAACCTAGATTCTAAAGCTTCCAAAGATGTGATGGAAATGTTAGCATCCATCAATGAAACAGAACAGACAACAATGCTGCTAGTGACACACGATCCTCAGGCTGCAAGTTATTGTAATCGAGTAATCTTTATTCGTGATGGAAAATTTTATTCGGAAATTCATCGAGGAGATAATCGACAAGCCTTCTTCCAAAAAATTATCGATACACTCTCTTTAATGGGAGGGGATTCCAATGACTTTTCGTCAATTCGCGTTTAA
- a CDS encoding GntR family transcriptional regulator produces MVMKFNNRDPVYVQVIRYFKEEIAKGMLEPGEEIPSRRELANRLKINPNTAQRAYKEMEEEGLIFTEGNLPSRITKDTQIIQKVREELIIEAVQSFIHSMRAINVSYKEAIEIMDKTYHQIEQEEKK; encoded by the coding sequence ATGGTGATGAAATTTAACAATCGAGATCCAGTTTATGTTCAAGTCATCCGTTATTTTAAAGAGGAAATCGCTAAAGGGATGCTAGAGCCTGGGGAGGAAATTCCTTCTCGCAGAGAACTTGCTAATCGACTAAAAATAAATCCAAATACAGCACAACGTGCATATAAAGAAATGGAGGAAGAGGGATTGATTTTTACAGAGGGGAATTTACCCAGTCGTATTACAAAGGATACCCAAATCATACAAAAAGTCCGTGAAGAATTAATTATTGAAGCAGTACAATCATTTATACACTCGATGCGTGCGATCAATGTTTCGTATAAAGAAGCGATAGAAATAATGGATAAAACATATCACCAAATCGAACAGGAGGAAAAGAAATGA
- a CDS encoding iron chelate uptake ABC transporter family permease subunit, with protein MEYTNKQNNKTYSSLPDTNRAAKAFRSKKEARRYWILLITLIVLGALSSFGLLVYNNPVPVDSPSFIPIVERRMIAIIAMIIAAVCQSMATVAFQSVTNNKIITPSLLGFEALYSTIHTSTMFFFGVSVFIGYTGTGPFLVQVTVMVVMCLLLYGWLLSGKYGNLQLMLLIGIIIGTGLRSLSTFMRKLLAPAEFDILQARLFGSVNNADSEYFHIAIPIVIIVAILLFLHSKNLNVLSLGKDISTSLGVNHKASIIYVLVLVSILMSVSTALVGPLTFFGFLVATLSYQLAPTYDHRYIFPMALATAFLILTGSYFLMYHVFNAQGVVSIIIEIVGGITFLIIILKRKTL; from the coding sequence TTGGAATATACTAATAAGCAAAACAACAAAACTTATTCTAGCCTTCCTGATACAAATAGAGCAGCTAAAGCTTTTCGATCTAAGAAGGAGGCAAGACGTTATTGGATATTATTAATAACGTTAATTGTATTGGGTGCTCTTTCTTCTTTCGGACTTTTAGTGTATAACAATCCAGTTCCAGTAGATTCACCATCTTTTATTCCAATCGTTGAAAGAAGAATGATCGCTATTATAGCCATGATTATTGCTGCCGTTTGTCAGAGTATGGCGACTGTTGCATTCCAATCGGTTACAAATAATAAGATTATAACTCCTTCACTTTTGGGATTTGAAGCACTTTATTCCACTATACATACAAGTACAATGTTTTTCTTTGGTGTCAGTGTATTTATAGGATATACTGGCACAGGACCATTTCTAGTGCAAGTAACTGTTATGGTCGTAATGTGTTTGCTGCTTTATGGATGGTTACTATCCGGGAAGTACGGAAATTTACAGCTTATGCTATTGATTGGAATCATTATTGGTACTGGATTAAGATCTTTATCGACTTTTATGAGAAAACTGCTTGCACCAGCTGAATTTGATATTCTACAGGCAAGGTTGTTTGGATCTGTAAATAATGCAGACTCCGAGTATTTTCATATAGCAATTCCAATAGTAATCATTGTAGCAATACTTCTTTTTCTTCATTCTAAGAACTTAAATGTATTGTCGCTAGGAAAAGATATCTCTACATCTTTAGGAGTTAATCATAAAGCTAGTATCATTTATGTTCTTGTATTGGTTTCTATTTTGATGTCAGTTTCAACAGCATTGGTTGGACCGCTTACTTTCTTCGGCTTTTTAGTTGCAACCTTGAGTTATCAGTTGGCACCAACCTATGATCATAGATATATTTTTCCAATGGCTCTTGCCACAGCATTCTTGATACTAACTGGTTCATATTTCCTGATGTATCATGTGTTTAATGCACAAGGTGTAGTTTCAATTATTATTGAAATCGTCGGTGGAATAACATTTTTAATTATAATCTTAAAGAGAAAGACTTTATGA
- a CDS encoding sensor histidine kinase, with the protein MKLFLKEHILLIGVNAIQFAAILIIYRLDGHENIRVAFYASFIGFFLLSCYLVYQYFSRYAFYQRLSNPLESLEASLRKTKHSAISEALDELLRKQYQFYQDKINAIDSDRENHLKLMDQWVHQMKTPISVIELTAQNLDEPDSSSIREETERMRAGLNTILYMARLRTIEQDFHVKPIHLATLVHEVNGENKRFYIRNKIYPKVEEETKGLTVQTDEKWLFFMLTQLILNAVKYSTEKNSSILISIYERDKEVVLEVKDYGVGIPKEDYKRIFHAFYTGENGRNFRESTGMGLYLIKEAAEYLQHRIEFDSEVGKGSSFRIVFSETQNLTSV; encoded by the coding sequence ATGAAGCTGTTTTTGAAGGAACATATTTTATTAATTGGAGTAAATGCCATTCAATTTGCGGCGATTTTAATTATTTACCGATTGGACGGGCATGAAAATATTCGAGTGGCTTTTTATGCCAGTTTTATTGGCTTCTTTTTGCTTTCTTGTTATTTGGTATATCAATATTTCAGTCGCTATGCATTTTATCAGCGTTTAAGTAATCCATTAGAGTCATTAGAAGCTTCTTTAAGAAAAACAAAACACTCTGCTATTTCAGAAGCGCTAGATGAATTATTACGAAAACAATACCAATTTTATCAAGATAAAATAAATGCAATTGATTCGGATCGAGAAAACCATCTGAAATTAATGGATCAATGGGTGCACCAAATGAAGACACCTATTTCTGTGATTGAATTGACTGCCCAGAACTTAGATGAACCAGATTCATCAAGTATAAGGGAAGAAACAGAACGGATGCGAGCCGGATTAAATACGATATTGTATATGGCGAGACTTCGTACGATTGAACAGGATTTTCATGTGAAACCGATTCATTTAGCGACATTGGTACATGAAGTAAATGGCGAAAACAAACGCTTCTATATACGTAATAAAATCTATCCAAAAGTAGAAGAAGAAACAAAAGGGTTAACAGTACAAACAGATGAGAAATGGCTTTTCTTTATGTTAACCCAACTTATATTAAATGCTGTTAAATATTCTACAGAAAAAAATTCATCTATTTTAATCTCCATTTATGAAAGAGATAAAGAAGTGGTCTTGGAAGTAAAGGATTATGGGGTAGGCATTCCAAAGGAGGATTATAAGCGAATCTTCCATGCATTTTACACGGGAGAGAATGGACGGAACTTTAGAGAATCTACAGGAATGGGTTTATATTTAATAAAAGAGGCTGCAGAATATTTACAGCACCGAATAGAATTTGATTCAGAAGTCGGTAAAGGAAGCTCTTTTCGTATTGTTTTCTCTGAAACACAAAACCTTACAAGCGTGTAA
- a CDS encoding response regulator transcription factor codes for MQTIMIVEDDPKISKHLQEYIEKYGYQVAEVADFESVMATFEAVHPELVLLDINLPSYDGYYWCRQIRKTSTCPVIFISARTGEMDQVMALENGGDDFITKPFSPEIVMAKIRSQLRRAYGEYAQDAKERSLEVEGLTLFPERMELMFKGEVLLLSKKEADILESLMNRYPRVAGREDLLEKLWDDQIYVDENTLNVNITRVRKKLQQIGIEDAVSTVRGVGYRLNTSWCIGDKE; via the coding sequence ATGCAGACAATTATGATTGTGGAAGATGATCCAAAGATCTCGAAACATTTACAGGAATATATAGAAAAATATGGGTATCAAGTAGCTGAGGTTGCAGACTTTGAAAGCGTAATGGCTACTTTTGAAGCTGTTCATCCCGAATTGGTACTCTTAGATATTAATTTGCCAAGCTACGATGGCTATTATTGGTGTAGGCAAATTCGCAAGACCTCTACATGTCCAGTCATTTTTATCTCTGCACGAACTGGTGAAATGGATCAGGTGATGGCTTTAGAAAATGGTGGCGATGATTTTATTACAAAACCATTTAGTCCAGAGATTGTTATGGCAAAAATTAGGAGTCAATTACGTCGTGCTTATGGTGAGTATGCGCAGGATGCAAAAGAGCGCTCGCTGGAAGTGGAAGGATTAACACTTTTTCCTGAACGAATGGAATTAATGTTTAAGGGAGAAGTATTGCTCTTATCTAAGAAGGAAGCGGATATCCTTGAAAGCTTAATGAATCGTTATCCTCGAGTTGCTGGCAGGGAGGATTTATTAGAAAAGCTTTGGGATGATCAAATATATGTAGATGAAAACACATTGAATGTAAATATAACAAGAGTTCGCAAAAAGCTTCAACAGATTGGAATAGAGGATGCTGTTTCCACTGTTCGAGGAGTGGGCTACCGTTTGAACACATCTTGGTGTATAGGTGACAAAGAATGA
- a CDS encoding ABC transporter permease, translated as MTFRQFAFNNVMRNKRLYAAYFLTSLFTVMVFFTFTIFASHPELTGDNLDSNVGMGMNVAAGIIYVFSFFFVLYSMSSFLQSRKKEFGLLMIQGMSMKQIRSMVFLENMFIGFLATIGGIGLGIVFAKGILLAAENVLIVDVSLPFYIPTIPIIITLICFILLFFLISLFVSYILRSKKLIDLIKSDKQSKGEPKASILLTLFAVALLGAGYFTALKVEGVQVVVALLPVVIVVVIGTYFLFTQVSVFMIRRLKKRENFFWRKTNMLLLSDLSFRMKDNARTFFLVAIISTVAFSAIGTLYGFQSFLSAGVEQVNPNTLSYQNYETGKEEENIALIDKILQEENIEATKEQTTLHYYEKGNDSRVMIVKASDYNRFANLINKESIHVEDGAPFVVDTQLDMMLAGNQGKSEKELLSDATVEIGGETTIEPVQIIESNALPSFMLYYVVSDNDFNKLPAPISEENYYAWQEANDKDIPLEIAKKLSEDLELSRQGLSIGSYEKYIMNKAYSSILFVGLFIGIVFFVSAGSFLYFRLYSDLDDDKKKFQAITKIGLTEKELKKVLNRQTFLLFFAPIAVALVHGAVALTALSHMFFHSLVKESAIVLGLFLAIQIVYFFIVRFYYTRQIKQAL; from the coding sequence ATGACTTTTCGTCAATTCGCGTTTAATAATGTAATGCGGAATAAGCGCTTATATGCTGCTTATTTTCTAACGAGCCTTTTCACTGTAATGGTGTTTTTTACTTTTACTATTTTTGCCTCTCACCCAGAATTAACGGGCGATAACCTGGATTCCAATGTTGGTATGGGTATGAATGTGGCAGCAGGAATTATTTACGTATTTTCCTTTTTCTTCGTACTGTATTCAATGAGTTCTTTTCTACAATCTCGAAAAAAAGAGTTCGGATTATTAATGATTCAAGGAATGAGTATGAAGCAAATTCGCTCAATGGTTTTTTTAGAGAATATGTTTATTGGTTTTTTGGCGACAATTGGTGGTATTGGATTAGGTATTGTTTTTGCAAAAGGTATTCTGCTTGCTGCAGAAAATGTATTAATTGTTGATGTCTCACTTCCATTTTATATCCCGACTATACCTATTATAATTACGTTGATTTGCTTTATTCTTTTGTTTTTCTTGATCTCATTATTTGTCTCCTATATTTTACGAAGCAAGAAATTAATTGATTTAATTAAAAGTGATAAACAGTCAAAAGGTGAACCCAAAGCCAGTATCTTGTTAACTCTTTTTGCAGTTGCTTTATTAGGAGCAGGATATTTTACAGCCTTAAAGGTAGAAGGAGTGCAGGTTGTTGTAGCATTGCTTCCAGTTGTTATTGTAGTCGTTATTGGAACGTATTTTCTGTTTACGCAGGTTAGTGTATTTATGATTCGACGCTTAAAGAAGAGGGAGAATTTTTTCTGGCGTAAAACAAATATGTTATTGTTATCAGATCTTTCTTTTCGGATGAAGGATAATGCTAGGACCTTCTTTTTAGTAGCAATTATTTCTACAGTGGCTTTTAGTGCAATTGGAACACTATATGGTTTTCAATCATTTTTAAGTGCAGGTGTTGAACAAGTAAATCCAAATACACTTTCTTATCAAAATTATGAGACAGGTAAGGAAGAGGAGAATATCGCACTCATTGATAAGATTCTACAGGAAGAGAATATTGAAGCTACTAAAGAACAGACTACGCTTCATTATTATGAAAAGGGTAATGATTCACGTGTTATGATTGTAAAAGCCTCTGATTATAACCGTTTTGCGAATTTAATTAATAAAGAAAGTATTCATGTAGAAGATGGTGCTCCTTTCGTTGTTGATACTCAATTAGATATGATGTTAGCTGGCAATCAAGGTAAGAGTGAAAAAGAGTTGTTAAGTGATGCTACGGTTGAGATAGGGGGAGAAACAACCATTGAGCCAGTACAAATTATTGAATCAAATGCACTTCCCTCTTTCATGCTATACTATGTTGTTTCAGATAATGATTTTAATAAATTACCTGCTCCCATCTCAGAAGAGAATTACTATGCATGGCAGGAAGCAAATGATAAAGATATTCCGCTAGAAATAGCAAAAAAATTAAGCGAGGATTTAGAGCTATCTCGTCAGGGACTTAGTATTGGTAGTTACGAGAAATATATAATGAACAAAGCATATAGTTCCATTTTATTTGTTGGATTATTTATCGGTATCGTCTTCTTTGTATCAGCAGGAAGTTTCCTTTATTTCCGACTCTACTCTGATTTAGATGATGATAAGAAGAAATTCCAAGCAATAACGAAAATAGGGTTAACAGAGAAAGAATTGAAGAAAGTATTAAATCGTCAAACCTTCCTTCTTTTCTTTGCACCAATTGCAGTGGCGCTCGTTCATGGTGCAGTAGCATTAACGGCATTGTCGCACATGTTCTTCCATAGCTTAGTGAAGGAATCTGCGATTGTGCTCGGTCTCTTCTTAGCTATCCAAATTGTCTATTTCTTTATTGTTCGTTTCTATTATACAAGACAGATCAAACAAGCATTATAA
- a CDS encoding CotY/CotZ family spore coat protein: protein MSCNCSGSRGNFNGDDCVKDVIRKIIRAQRRAVEAEEDTCFTSCDRSIEELLSPFEENRERLRHNTIPFILFCKGNCKPFVGAGVRREHSRRSEREEFECFESPIFRAKSFVNGNEDCVRLELLVPVRHRRNHEHEEKHSHEHCKGQSVCDFIPEGTRNFRATGICITVDLDCFCGISCLDPITPLRARDED, encoded by the coding sequence ATGAGCTGCAATTGTTCAGGTTCAAGAGGAAACTTTAATGGAGATGATTGCGTAAAAGATGTTATTCGCAAAATTATTCGTGCTCAACGTCGTGCAGTAGAAGCTGAAGAGGATACATGCTTCACTAGCTGTGATCGGTCTATTGAAGAATTACTTTCCCCATTTGAAGAAAACAGAGAACGTTTACGTCATAACACGATTCCATTTATTTTATTCTGTAAAGGCAACTGTAAACCATTTGTTGGCGCAGGTGTAAGGAGAGAGCATAGCCGAAGATCAGAGCGCGAAGAATTTGAGTGCTTTGAATCACCTATTTTCCGTGCAAAATCATTTGTCAATGGAAATGAAGATTGTGTGCGCTTAGAATTATTAGTACCTGTTCGTCACCGAAGAAACCATGAGCATGAGGAAAAACATTCACACGAACATTGTAAGGGACAGAGTGTCTGTGATTTCATACCAGAGGGAACTCGAAACTTCCGTGCTACAGGAATTTGTATCACCGTTGATTTAGACTGTTTCTGCGGAATTTCTTGTCTTGATCCAATTACCCCATTACGTGCTCGCGACGAAGACTAA